One genomic segment of Microbacterium sp. ProA8 includes these proteins:
- a CDS encoding type III PLP-dependent enzyme, translating into MNLSALRREPRTTPAFGDRRRAEASALLSSVAARAAVARHGTPLLLLEPDRVRRQYRRLREALPFVGFHYAVKALAHDAVLDVLDDAGCGFDIATGEELGMLTRRGVDASRIIHTHPIKKPAEIAEALAAGVRTFVVDNPVEIDKFRGAPADTRLLVRLAYRSPHAKSDLSTKFGVGPFEAARLVENALAAGVTVAGFSYHVGSQLDDPARFASAAADTLELMGILERRCNVQFDTLDIGGGFPASYDAESAAIDDIAAVLRPVLAPHARRLDIIAEPGRVMVADAMTLVTSVVGIAERGDGRWYYLDDGLYGSYSNVLTEDVHPLVFAARDLTSTDPWTGRLSAGAHAGDHRWATLAGPTCDSSDVIAREVLLPELHVGDLLVSPTMGAYTTVTATRFNGRPFTPVAVVGRGAAAVRTTVDAVVGSDARRVPIV; encoded by the coding sequence ATGAACCTCTCCGCGCTGCGGCGCGAGCCGCGCACGACGCCCGCCTTCGGCGATCGACGGCGGGCCGAGGCATCCGCTCTGCTGTCGTCGGTGGCCGCCCGCGCCGCTGTCGCCCGGCACGGCACACCGCTCCTGCTGCTCGAGCCGGATCGGGTCCGCCGCCAGTATCGGCGGCTGCGCGAGGCTCTCCCGTTCGTCGGGTTCCACTACGCGGTCAAGGCGCTCGCGCACGACGCCGTGCTCGACGTGCTCGACGACGCCGGGTGCGGGTTCGACATCGCCACCGGCGAGGAGCTCGGGATGCTGACCCGCCGCGGCGTCGACGCGTCGCGGATCATCCACACGCATCCGATCAAGAAGCCCGCCGAGATCGCCGAGGCCCTCGCCGCCGGAGTGCGCACGTTCGTGGTCGACAACCCGGTCGAGATCGACAAGTTCCGAGGTGCGCCGGCTGACACGCGGCTGCTGGTGCGGCTGGCGTACCGCAGCCCGCACGCGAAGAGCGATCTGTCGACGAAGTTCGGCGTCGGCCCCTTCGAGGCCGCGCGTCTCGTCGAGAACGCGCTCGCCGCCGGCGTGACGGTGGCCGGGTTCAGCTATCACGTGGGCAGCCAGCTCGACGATCCGGCCCGGTTCGCATCCGCCGCTGCCGACACGCTGGAGCTCATGGGGATCTTGGAACGGCGCTGCAACGTGCAGTTCGACACGCTCGACATCGGCGGAGGGTTTCCCGCCTCGTACGACGCGGAATCAGCGGCCATCGACGACATCGCCGCCGTGCTGCGGCCGGTGCTCGCCCCGCACGCTCGCCGGCTCGACATCATCGCCGAGCCCGGCCGGGTCATGGTGGCCGATGCGATGACCCTCGTGACGAGCGTGGTGGGCATTGCCGAGCGTGGCGACGGACGGTGGTACTACCTGGACGACGGCCTCTACGGCTCGTACTCGAACGTGCTCACCGAAGACGTGCACCCGCTCGTGTTCGCGGCGCGCGACCTGACCAGCACCGATCCCTGGACCGGTCGGCTCTCCGCCGGCGCACACGCGGGCGACCACCGCTGGGCGACGCTCGCCGGACCGACCTGCGACTCGTCGGACGTGATCGCGCGGGAGGTGCTGCTGCCCGAGCTGCACGTCGGAGACCTGCTCGTGAGCCCGACGATGGGCGCCTACACCACCGTCACGGCGACGCGGTTCAACGGACGCCCCTTCACTCCGGTCGCCGTGGTGGGACGGGGTGCCGCTGCGGTACGGACGACTGTCGATGCAGTCGTGGGATCGGACGCCCGCCGGGTGCCGATCGTCTGA
- a CDS encoding DUF3467 domain-containing protein has product MADDAAQQFEIDLPPELIGGAYADFANVWHTPTVFVMDFLTLAQPPREQVDAETGQRHTVVPARVVSRIRIPPDQVFELAKALTQQLEFWERETGRRNPQEPPLGD; this is encoded by the coding sequence ATGGCCGACGACGCAGCGCAGCAGTTCGAGATCGACCTCCCACCTGAGCTCATCGGCGGCGCCTATGCCGATTTCGCGAACGTCTGGCACACGCCGACGGTGTTCGTGATGGACTTCCTCACCCTCGCGCAGCCGCCGCGGGAGCAGGTCGACGCCGAGACCGGCCAGCGTCACACCGTGGTGCCGGCCCGCGTGGTGAGCCGCATCCGGATCCCGCCCGACCAGGTGTTCGAGCTCGCCAAGGCGCTCACCCAGCAGCTCGAGTTCTGGGAGCGCGAGACGGGTCGCCGCAACCCGCAGGAGCCACCGCTGGGGGACTGA
- a CDS encoding AAA domain-containing protein: MRYIEDEGRIVWSASDLKAAAECEFAWLRAIDARLGRVPAVEEPEDLTLERAGRLGTVHERNVLADYVARYGDRVAQIPEVRSSDAAALADAVARTNAALASDAEVVYQAAFSTDSFVGFADFLVRDPSTGSATVAGSGGADRPWIVQDTKLARHARVTALMQLAAYVDQLDRLGVPRSHRVQLLLGDGSVSEHEVDDLLPVFRLRRERLAALIADRRLESGAAGEPIAWGDPRGELGVVACGRCATCDAEVVASRDLLLVAGMRPVQRERLRAAGIDTIEQLAQASAGPVGMNPDVFASLRTQARLQLESPAGTPPLVAPKPAARHAVTVDAAIAPDVTTGVEGAGAHTAVADGSLGVLLAEVPPIEAPPIPVFEVVAPQALGALPRPDHGDLFFDFEGDPLHTEPPVPGEPTQWGIDYLFGWVDTREQYTALWAHSFADEKRALETFLDIVNLRRQQFPGMHIYHYAPYEPSHLLAMAARHGVREADVDRLLRDGVFVDLYPIVRRALRVGSRSYSIKKLEPLYMGDEVRTSDVQKGDDSIVRYVEARALEADGAVAEAALVLDDLADYNRYDCVSTRRLRDWLVDRAREAALVPSPNPEPDERAYEPSARATVLDALALQHPEDSVPARTLRLGAAAIDYYPREAKSFWATHFLRLREPVSLWDETRDVVTIDPARSRVREDWHFLESGRGGERRVVELRGDLAPGTRISEGTNPFALYELPAPYEFDASPRWIHSYRSVTVLEVLDDGAVIEETAVNGETWDRLPLALTPQAPPAAGNQQAAIDAWADAVIDAAPELPADPATDILCRRPPRLLHPVLRPAGAPAPEGSTLPVAGDDAVEAIARAVRALDRSYLAVQGPPGTGKTYVGSHVIARLVRDHGYKVGVVAQGHATIEHLLERVIDAGVPASQVGKAPKDPSAAHAFTVLPKNGVAAFTAEHEAAGFVIGGTAWDFSHEGRVPRGSLDLLVVDEAGQFSLASTIAVSLAAPRLLLLGDPQQLPQVSQGTHPAPVDTSALGWVMDGADVIPPEYGYFLAETRRMRPEVAAPVSTLSYRGELAAHPSTALRRLDGIRPGLVPIALRHHGNATQSLEEAAEVARLVTDLIGREWTDAATDDSDGASVALPPRPLEQSDLIVVTPYNAQQVAVEAALAAAGFPDVPVGTVDKFQGKEAAVAIVSLAASSGRDAPRGLEFLLLRNRLNVAISRAMHTAFLVYSPGLLDDLPYTPEGVARLSGFARLVGRG, from the coding sequence ATGCGATACATCGAGGACGAAGGCCGGATCGTCTGGAGCGCGAGCGATCTCAAGGCGGCCGCCGAATGCGAGTTCGCGTGGCTCCGTGCGATCGACGCGCGGCTGGGGCGTGTCCCGGCGGTCGAAGAGCCCGAGGACCTCACCCTCGAGCGCGCGGGACGCCTCGGCACCGTGCATGAGCGCAACGTGCTCGCCGACTACGTCGCGCGGTACGGCGACCGGGTGGCACAGATCCCCGAGGTGAGATCGTCCGATGCCGCGGCCCTCGCGGATGCGGTCGCGCGAACGAACGCGGCGCTCGCGTCGGACGCGGAGGTCGTCTACCAGGCGGCGTTCTCGACCGACTCGTTCGTGGGCTTCGCCGACTTCCTCGTCCGCGACCCTTCGACAGGCTCGGCGACCGTGGCGGGGTCCGGGGGAGCGGACCGGCCGTGGATCGTGCAGGACACGAAGCTCGCACGCCACGCGCGCGTCACCGCGCTCATGCAGCTCGCGGCCTACGTCGACCAGCTCGACCGCCTCGGTGTGCCTCGCTCCCATCGTGTGCAGCTGCTCCTCGGCGACGGCAGCGTCAGCGAGCACGAGGTCGACGACCTCCTTCCCGTCTTCCGCCTCCGGCGCGAGCGGCTGGCCGCGCTGATCGCCGACCGGCGTCTCGAGTCCGGCGCCGCTGGCGAGCCGATCGCGTGGGGCGACCCGCGCGGCGAGCTCGGCGTCGTCGCCTGCGGGCGCTGTGCGACGTGCGACGCGGAGGTCGTGGCATCCCGTGATCTGCTCCTCGTCGCGGGCATGCGACCGGTGCAGCGTGAGCGGCTGCGAGCCGCCGGCATCGACACGATCGAGCAGCTCGCGCAGGCGTCTGCGGGGCCGGTGGGGATGAACCCCGATGTCTTCGCGTCGCTGCGCACACAGGCCCGCCTGCAGCTCGAGAGCCCGGCGGGCACGCCGCCGCTCGTGGCTCCGAAGCCGGCCGCCCGGCACGCGGTGACCGTCGATGCGGCGATCGCGCCCGACGTCACCACGGGGGTCGAGGGCGCCGGTGCGCACACCGCCGTCGCGGACGGCAGCCTCGGTGTGCTCCTCGCCGAGGTGCCGCCGATCGAGGCGCCGCCGATCCCGGTGTTCGAGGTCGTGGCGCCGCAGGCGCTGGGGGCGCTGCCCCGGCCCGATCACGGCGATCTGTTCTTCGACTTCGAGGGCGACCCGCTGCACACCGAGCCGCCGGTGCCGGGCGAACCGACGCAGTGGGGCATCGACTACCTCTTCGGGTGGGTCGACACGCGCGAGCAGTACACCGCGCTGTGGGCGCACTCCTTCGCCGACGAGAAGCGCGCGCTCGAGACGTTCCTCGACATCGTCAACCTGCGACGGCAGCAGTTCCCGGGCATGCACATCTACCACTACGCGCCGTACGAGCCCTCGCATCTGCTCGCGATGGCGGCACGGCACGGGGTGCGCGAGGCCGACGTCGACCGGCTGCTGCGCGACGGCGTGTTCGTCGACCTGTACCCGATCGTGCGCCGCGCGCTGCGGGTCGGATCGCGCTCGTACTCGATCAAGAAGCTCGAGCCGCTCTACATGGGCGACGAGGTGCGCACGAGCGACGTGCAGAAGGGCGACGACTCGATCGTCCGCTACGTCGAGGCCCGGGCGCTCGAGGCCGACGGTGCCGTGGCCGAGGCGGCGCTCGTGCTCGACGACCTCGCCGACTACAACCGCTACGACTGCGTGTCGACGCGGCGCCTGCGCGACTGGCTCGTCGACCGTGCCCGCGAAGCGGCCCTCGTACCCTCGCCGAATCCCGAGCCCGACGAGCGCGCCTACGAGCCGTCTGCCCGCGCGACCGTCCTCGACGCCCTGGCGCTGCAGCACCCGGAGGACTCGGTGCCCGCCCGGACGCTGCGGCTCGGCGCGGCCGCCATCGACTACTACCCGCGAGAGGCGAAGTCGTTCTGGGCGACGCACTTCCTGCGTCTACGCGAGCCGGTCTCGCTGTGGGACGAGACACGCGACGTGGTGACGATCGATCCGGCGCGCAGCCGCGTCCGCGAGGACTGGCACTTCCTCGAGAGCGGCCGAGGCGGTGAGCGTCGTGTGGTCGAGCTGCGCGGCGACCTCGCGCCGGGCACCCGCATCAGCGAGGGGACGAACCCGTTCGCGCTGTACGAGCTGCCGGCGCCCTACGAATTCGATGCGTCGCCCCGGTGGATCCACTCCTACCGTTCGGTCACCGTGCTCGAGGTGCTCGACGACGGCGCCGTGATCGAAGAGACCGCCGTCAACGGTGAGACCTGGGACCGGCTGCCTCTGGCGCTCACGCCGCAGGCGCCTCCCGCTGCGGGCAACCAGCAGGCGGCCATCGACGCGTGGGCGGATGCCGTCATCGACGCCGCGCCGGAGCTTCCGGCCGACCCGGCCACCGACATCCTGTGCCGCCGCCCGCCGCGCCTGCTCCACCCGGTCCTCCGCCCTGCGGGAGCGCCGGCACCGGAGGGCAGCACACTGCCCGTCGCCGGGGACGACGCCGTCGAGGCCATCGCGCGTGCGGTGCGCGCGCTCGACCGCAGCTACCTCGCCGTGCAGGGCCCTCCGGGCACGGGCAAGACCTACGTCGGCTCCCACGTGATCGCGCGGCTCGTGCGGGATCACGGCTACAAGGTCGGCGTGGTGGCGCAGGGACACGCGACGATCGAGCACCTCCTCGAGCGCGTGATCGACGCGGGCGTTCCCGCGTCGCAGGTGGGCAAGGCTCCGAAGGACCCGTCGGCCGCCCACGCCTTCACGGTGCTCCCGAAGAACGGCGTCGCGGCGTTCACGGCCGAGCACGAGGCAGCCGGATTCGTCATCGGCGGCACCGCGTGGGACTTCAGCCACGAGGGCCGCGTCCCGCGCGGCAGCCTCGACCTGCTCGTCGTCGACGAGGCCGGGCAGTTCTCGCTCGCCTCGACCATCGCGGTGTCGCTCGCCGCACCGCGCCTGCTGCTGCTGGGCGACCCGCAGCAGCTGCCGCAGGTGAGCCAGGGCACGCACCCCGCCCCCGTCGACACGTCGGCGCTGGGCTGGGTCATGGACGGCGCCGACGTCATCCCGCCCGAGTACGGCTACTTCCTCGCCGAGACCCGGCGGATGCGGCCCGAGGTCGCCGCGCCGGTGTCGACGCTCTCGTACCGCGGCGAGCTGGCGGCCCACCCCTCGACGGCGCTGCGCCGGCTCGACGGCATCCGCCCCGGGCTCGTCCCGATCGCGCTGCGTCACCACGGCAACGCGACCCAGTCGCTCGAAGAAGCGGCCGAGGTGGCGCGGCTGGTGACCGATCTGATCGGCCGCGAATGGACGGATGCCGCCACCGACGACAGCGACGGCGCCTCGGTCGCGCTGCCGCCGCGGCCGCTGGAGCAGTCCGATCTCATCGTCGTCACGCCGTACAACGCGCAGCAGGTGGCGGTCGAGGCGGCCCTCGCCGCCGCAGGGTTCCCCGACGTTCCGGTCGGCACGGTCGACAAGTTCCAGGGCAAGGAGGCGGCTGTCGCGATCGTCTCGCTCGCAGCCTCGAGCGGGCGCGATGCGCCGCGCGGGCTCGAGTTCCTGCTCCTGCGCAACCGCCTGAACGTGGCGATCTCGCGCGCGATGCACACCGCCTTCCTGGTGTACTCGCCGGGGCTCCTCGACGACCTGCCGTACACCCCGGAGGGGGTGGCGCGGCTCAGCGGGTTCGCGCGGCTCGTCGGTCGCGGCTGA
- a CDS encoding NAD(+) synthase, with protein MSLPFESAYRHGFARVAACTIPVSIADPAANAAAVLAAARECDADAVAVAVFPELCLTGYAIDDLVMQDPVLDAVIAAVERLVEASADLLPVLVVGAPLRHRNRLYNCALVIHRGELLGVAPKSYLPTYREFYERRWYAAGDDQGDQDIRVGALEAPFGPDLLFEALDIPGLVVHAEVCEDVWVPIPPSSGAALAGATVLLNLSGSPITIARAEDRKDLCKSQSLRCLAAYAYAAAGGGESTNDVSWDGQTMIYEGGNLLVETERFPDGPRRSVADVDLDRLRQDRLRQGTFDDNRRTTHADAAFRTVHFRLDPPATDVGLRRSLDRFPFVPDDPERLALDCYEAFNIQVSGLVQRMRAIGGPKPVIGVSGGLDSTHALLVVARAMDLMGRPRSDILAYTMPGFATSEHTKSNAIALAEAVGASIETIDIRPLAIEMLERLDHPFADGEPVHDITFENVQAGLRTDYLFRLANHHGGMVIGTSDLSELALGWATYGVGDHMSHYAVNTGVPKTLIQHVIRWVISHRADEGGSTELSDRAREVLQSVLDTEISPELVPAGQDGRIQSTEDRIGPYALHDFTLYHVLRFGFRPSKIAYLAAHAWGDPEVGAWPPGFPDEDRYAYDLPTVAKWLQVFLQRYFAFAQFKRSAIPNGPKVSPAGSLSPRGDWRAPSDGNARVWLAELEAALPELVEG; from the coding sequence ATGAGCCTGCCCTTCGAGAGCGCGTATCGGCACGGGTTCGCCCGTGTCGCCGCCTGCACGATCCCGGTCTCGATCGCCGATCCCGCGGCCAACGCCGCGGCGGTGCTCGCCGCAGCGCGGGAGTGCGATGCGGATGCCGTGGCCGTCGCGGTCTTCCCGGAGCTGTGCCTCACCGGCTACGCCATCGACGACCTGGTGATGCAGGACCCCGTGCTCGACGCGGTGATCGCCGCGGTCGAGCGGCTGGTCGAGGCATCCGCGGATCTTCTGCCGGTACTCGTCGTCGGTGCGCCGCTGCGCCACCGCAACCGCCTCTACAACTGCGCGCTCGTGATCCACCGCGGCGAGCTGCTGGGCGTCGCGCCGAAGTCGTACCTGCCCACGTACCGCGAGTTCTATGAGCGGCGCTGGTACGCGGCGGGCGACGACCAGGGCGACCAGGACATCCGGGTGGGCGCCCTGGAGGCGCCCTTCGGGCCCGACCTGCTGTTCGAAGCGCTCGACATCCCCGGCCTCGTCGTGCACGCCGAGGTGTGCGAAGACGTCTGGGTGCCCATCCCGCCGTCGTCGGGCGCCGCGCTGGCAGGCGCGACCGTGCTGCTCAACCTCAGCGGCAGCCCGATCACGATCGCCCGCGCCGAGGACCGCAAAGACCTCTGCAAGTCGCAGTCGCTGCGCTGCCTCGCCGCCTATGCGTACGCGGCGGCCGGCGGCGGCGAGTCCACGAACGACGTCTCGTGGGACGGCCAGACCATGATCTACGAGGGCGGCAACCTGCTCGTCGAGACCGAGCGCTTCCCCGACGGGCCGCGCCGCTCGGTCGCCGACGTCGACCTCGACCGCCTGCGCCAGGACCGCCTGCGCCAGGGCACCTTCGACGACAATCGACGGACGACGCACGCGGATGCCGCCTTCCGCACCGTGCACTTCCGGCTCGACCCGCCGGCGACCGACGTGGGCCTCCGCCGCAGCCTCGACCGCTTCCCGTTCGTGCCCGACGACCCGGAGCGCCTGGCGCTGGACTGCTACGAGGCCTTCAACATCCAGGTGTCGGGTCTCGTACAGCGCATGCGCGCCATCGGCGGGCCGAAGCCGGTGATCGGCGTGAGCGGCGGGCTCGACTCGACCCACGCTCTGCTCGTGGTGGCACGCGCCATGGACCTCATGGGCCGCCCGCGCAGCGACATCCTCGCCTACACCATGCCCGGGTTCGCGACCAGCGAGCACACCAAGTCCAACGCCATCGCACTGGCCGAGGCGGTCGGGGCGTCGATCGAGACGATCGACATCCGCCCGCTCGCCATCGAGATGCTCGAGCGCCTGGACCACCCGTTCGCCGACGGCGAGCCGGTGCACGACATCACCTTCGAGAACGTGCAGGCGGGCCTTCGCACCGACTACCTCTTCCGCCTGGCCAACCACCACGGCGGCATGGTGATCGGCACCTCGGACCTCTCGGAGCTGGCGCTCGGCTGGGCCACCTACGGCGTCGGCGATCACATGAGCCACTACGCCGTCAACACGGGCGTTCCCAAGACGCTGATCCAGCACGTCATCCGCTGGGTGATCTCGCACCGCGCAGACGAGGGCGGCTCCACCGAGCTCAGCGACCGCGCCCGCGAGGTGCTGCAGTCGGTGCTCGACACCGAGATCTCGCCCGAGCTCGTTCCCGCCGGCCAGGACGGCAGGATCCAGTCGACCGAGGACCGCATCGGCCCGTACGCCCTGCACGACTTCACCCTGTACCACGTGCTCCGGTTCGGCTTCCGCCCGTCGAAGATCGCGTACCTCGCCGCGCACGCCTGGGGCGATCCGGAGGTCGGCGCGTGGCCTCCCGGGTTCCCCGACGAGGACCGGTACGCCTACGACCTGCCCACCGTCGCGAAGTGGCTCCAGGTGTTCCTCCAGCGCTACTTCGCGTTCGCGCAGTTCAAGCGCTCGGCGATCCCGAACGGCCCGAAGGTGTCACCGGCGGGCTCGCTGTCGCCGCGGGGCGACTGGCGTGCGCCGTCCGACGGGAACGCGCGTGTGTGGCTCGCCGAGCTCGAGGCCGCCCTCCCCGAACTCGTCGAGGGCTGA
- a CDS encoding lipase maturation factor family protein, whose amino-acid sequence MNGFAAVDFEFARQVLQRGIAALFVVAFVSTLNQFRPLLGEHGLLPATELLAWARSSKRGRRLLRPTLFRHVRYTDRRLVALCTAGIVVAAALVIGIPQLGPPWVPMVCFLALWLGYMSITSIGQTFYGFGWEMLLLEAGFLAAFLGSDSQPPPTVVIVLFWWLVFRLEFGAGMIKIRGGREWRDLTALMYHHETQPVPGPLSRQAHLLPAWFHRVEVVGNHFAQLVVPWFLFAPLLGLWVPGPVPAIVGAVAAAIVIATQLWLIVTGNFAWLNWITVVLAFSAIGVPLRQAQGPQDPSPVPEPVEGPWIIDGMPLYWLVVSGAVGVLYLVLSWQPLHNLFARRQLMNASFNRWQLANAYGAFGTVTKQRIEIVVEGTMDEDPAGATWHEYGFKGKPGDLRRIPGQYAPYHLRLDWLMWFLPLGHSLDDWFTAFLVRLLEADAPTLRLLAHDPFDGQRPRWVRAVSYRYRFTTRAEFRETRTRWARDRRRPVMGPVSLRR is encoded by the coding sequence GTGAACGGTTTCGCCGCCGTCGACTTCGAGTTCGCCCGCCAGGTGCTGCAGCGAGGCATCGCGGCGCTGTTCGTGGTCGCGTTCGTGTCGACGCTGAACCAGTTTCGCCCCCTCCTCGGCGAGCACGGGCTGCTTCCCGCGACCGAGCTCCTCGCCTGGGCGCGCTCCTCGAAGCGCGGGCGGCGGCTGCTGCGTCCCACGCTGTTCCGTCACGTGCGGTACACGGACCGGCGGCTCGTCGCGCTATGCACGGCCGGCATCGTGGTCGCGGCGGCGCTCGTCATCGGCATCCCTCAGCTCGGTCCGCCGTGGGTGCCGATGGTGTGCTTCCTCGCGCTGTGGCTCGGCTACATGTCGATCACGAGCATCGGCCAGACCTTCTACGGCTTCGGCTGGGAGATGCTGCTGCTCGAAGCGGGTTTCCTCGCCGCATTCCTCGGCTCGGACTCGCAGCCGCCGCCCACCGTCGTGATCGTGCTCTTCTGGTGGCTCGTGTTCCGCCTGGAGTTCGGCGCGGGCATGATCAAGATCCGCGGCGGCCGCGAGTGGCGCGACCTCACCGCCCTCATGTACCACCACGAGACGCAGCCGGTGCCCGGCCCGCTCAGCCGCCAGGCGCACCTGCTCCCGGCGTGGTTCCACCGCGTCGAGGTCGTGGGCAACCACTTCGCCCAGCTCGTCGTGCCGTGGTTCCTCTTCGCTCCGCTGCTCGGCCTGTGGGTGCCCGGCCCCGTGCCCGCGATCGTCGGCGCGGTCGCGGCGGCCATCGTGATCGCGACGCAGCTGTGGCTCATCGTCACCGGCAACTTCGCCTGGCTCAACTGGATCACGGTCGTGCTGGCGTTCTCGGCGATCGGCGTGCCCCTTCGACAGGCTCAGGGGCCGCAGGATCCTTCACCGGTCCCTGAGCCTGTCGAAGGGCCATGGATCATCGACGGGATGCCGCTGTACTGGCTCGTCGTGAGCGGCGCCGTGGGCGTGCTCTACCTGGTGCTGAGCTGGCAGCCGCTCCACAACCTCTTCGCGCGCCGCCAGCTCATGAACGCGTCGTTCAACCGCTGGCAGCTCGCGAACGCGTACGGCGCCTTCGGCACGGTGACCAAGCAGCGGATCGAGATCGTCGTCGAGGGCACGATGGACGAGGATCCGGCAGGCGCGACCTGGCACGAGTACGGATTCAAGGGAAAGCCGGGCGACCTGCGCCGGATCCCCGGGCAGTACGCCCCGTACCACTTGCGGCTCGACTGGCTCATGTGGTTCCTGCCGCTCGGCCACTCGCTCGACGACTGGTTCACGGCGTTCCTGGTGAGGCTGCTGGAAGCGGATGCCCCGACCCTGCGCCTGCTCGCCCACGATCCGTTCGACGGGCAGCGCCCGCGATGGGTGCGGGCGGTGTCATACCGCTACCGGTTCACCACGCGTGCGGAGTTCCGCGAGACGCGCACGCGGTGGGCGCGCGACCGGCGACGTCCGGTCATGGGGCCGGTGTCCCTCCGCCGCTGA
- a CDS encoding MFS transporter: MPESRSPKTTSTARAVPATTAVIPISPAARWRAFWVCVSVAAITILDMTKVNVALPSIGEVLGASSTQLQLIVSGFVLTFGLVLVPMGRLGDQRSRRTLFIVGLSLYTITSVICALAPTATVLLVGRLLQGVAAGIQMPQVLGMAQELFQGRERARAFGLFGATIGVATAFGPTLGGLLIALGGPTDGWRLIFWMNVPLCLAAIGLALWLLPDTRTRSQRRVQLDPVGVLLFGASVVSLMWPFLFTTGAPTDNPARWWLLVAFALFVSAFVAWERHYAGRGRSPLIPLKLFRIASYRNGTLLQTAYFTAAPAMFLVTTLFLQIGLGLEPVYAGMVSIGFALASAVTSWVGGNLVSSHGRVVVVWGLVGMLACVGGLMLAALYAPPAWTPYLMAAIMTVGGAGGGLVIAPNQTLTLAEIPVKRGGVAGSVGQLGQRIGAAVGTAVALSLFYSAIYRESGTHDELVVYHDAYAFGMLSVALFLALAFIVSIVDLTARRKNGSRSSATDSPVP; the protein is encoded by the coding sequence ATGCCTGAGTCGCGTTCACCGAAGACCACGAGCACGGCCCGCGCCGTGCCGGCCACCACCGCCGTCATCCCCATCTCACCGGCTGCGCGCTGGCGGGCGTTCTGGGTCTGCGTCTCGGTGGCGGCGATCACCATCCTCGACATGACCAAGGTGAACGTCGCCCTGCCGTCGATCGGCGAGGTGCTCGGGGCGAGCTCGACGCAGCTGCAGCTGATCGTGTCGGGGTTCGTGCTCACCTTCGGACTCGTGCTCGTGCCCATGGGACGCCTCGGCGACCAGCGCTCGCGCCGCACCCTGTTCATCGTGGGACTGTCGCTGTACACGATCACCAGCGTGATCTGCGCCCTCGCGCCCACGGCGACCGTGCTGCTCGTCGGCAGGCTGCTGCAGGGCGTCGCCGCCGGCATCCAGATGCCGCAGGTGCTCGGCATGGCGCAGGAGCTGTTCCAGGGCCGGGAACGCGCGCGCGCATTCGGTCTGTTCGGCGCGACGATCGGCGTCGCGACCGCCTTCGGCCCGACCCTCGGCGGGCTCCTCATCGCCCTCGGCGGTCCGACCGACGGCTGGCGGCTCATCTTCTGGATGAACGTGCCCCTCTGTCTCGCCGCCATCGGCCTCGCACTGTGGCTGCTGCCCGACACCCGCACGCGGTCGCAGCGCCGTGTGCAGCTCGACCCGGTCGGGGTGCTGCTGTTCGGCGCCAGCGTCGTCTCGCTGATGTGGCCGTTCCTCTTCACGACCGGCGCGCCGACCGACAACCCCGCACGGTGGTGGCTGCTCGTCGCGTTCGCCCTGTTCGTCTCCGCGTTCGTCGCCTGGGAGCGTCACTATGCGGGGCGAGGCCGCAGCCCGCTCATCCCGCTCAAGCTGTTCCGCATCGCGTCGTATCGCAACGGCACGCTCCTGCAGACGGCGTACTTCACCGCGGCGCCGGCGATGTTCCTCGTGACGACCCTGTTCCTCCAGATCGGACTGGGTCTCGAACCCGTGTACGCGGGAATGGTCTCCATCGGCTTCGCGCTCGCGAGCGCCGTCACGTCGTGGGTCGGCGGAAACCTGGTGAGCAGCCACGGCCGCGTCGTGGTGGTGTGGGGTCTGGTCGGCATGCTCGCCTGCGTCGGCGGCCTCATGCTCGCGGCACTGTATGCCCCGCCTGCGTGGACCCCGTACCTCATGGCCGCGATCATGACCGTCGGCGGCGCCGGCGGCGGCCTCGTGATCGCCCCGAACCAGACGCTCACGCTCGCCGAGATCCCGGTCAAGCGGGGCGGCGTCGCGGGCTCCGTCGGCCAGCTCGGCCAGCGCATCGGCGCGGCCGTCGGCACCGCGGTCGCACTGTCGCTGTTCTACTCGGCCATCTATCGCGAGTCCGGTACGCACGACGAGCTGGTGGTCTACCACGACGCGTACGCGTTCGGGATGCTGTCGGTCGCGCTCTTCCTCGCCCTGGCGTTCATCGTGTCGATCGTCGACCTGACGGCCCGCCGCAAGAACGGCTCGCGCTCGTCGGCCACCGACTCCCCGGTGCCCTAG